A genomic segment from Salvia splendens isolate huo1 chromosome 13, SspV2, whole genome shotgun sequence encodes:
- the LOC121760106 gene encoding transcription factor LRL1-like isoform X1 encodes MEEQNHKNYLQFSPLALDWLASNAFGSHSNFDSDQHYIMAEGTGSCQWMHSQPKPQNYVPFLSETGHAEIQKQKAYDVSAQCPTLRLPYPSQLEEYMRLHNGGEFVTSVTGLEELGVEELKLNEEFSHAFETYSRAAASKDPSKLHRKRSRERSYATDRIRKLRISHWLDALQELVPSPEGVGQAALLDGVIDHIKYLQYQMKDLCRNRLGSGSTSNSVIFLEGHGHYFLQDQMLNGPLEEMIGKLIRDYPSAATELLQSRGLIVLPMTFAEGLLESMGMLDIQG; translated from the exons ATGGAAGAACAAAATCACAAAAATTATTTGCAGTTTTCGCCACTGGCATTGGATTGGCTAGCAAGTAATGCATTTGGTTCACATAGTAACTTTGACTCTGATCAGCACTATATCATGGCAGAAGGGACTGGGTCCTGTCAGTGGATGCATTCCCAGCCAAAACCTCAAAATTATGTTCCGTTTCTTTCAGAGACAGGGCACGCTGAAATCCAGAAACAAAAGGCATATGATGTTTCAGCACAATGTCCTACTTTGCGATTACCATACCCTTCTCAATTG GAAGAGTACATGAGGCTGCATAATGGCGGAGAATTTGTGACCTCGGTGACTGGCTTGGAAGAACTTGGTGTAGAG GAACTGAAGTTGAATGAAGAGTTTAGTCATGCTTTTGAAACTTATTCACGTGCTGCTGCATCCAAAGATCCTTCTAAACTCCACAGGAAAAGATCAAGAGAGAGATCTTATGCCACTGATCGT ATTCGCAAATTGAGGATATCACATTGGCTAGATGCTTTACAAGAATTGGTTCCGTCGCCAGAAGGG GTTGGTCAAGCAGCGTTGCTGGATGGGGTGATTGACCATATCAAGTATTTGCAGTATCAAATGAAG GATCTATGTCGGAACCGATTGGGAAGTGGATCAACTTCTAATTCTGTTATTTTCCTTGAG GGACATGGGCATTACTTTCTTCAGGATCAGATGCTCAATGGTCCTCTGGAAGAGATGATAGGGAAGTTGATAAGGGATTATCCTTCGGCAGCTACCGAACTGCTGCAGAGTAGAGGTCTTATCGTGTTGCCTATGACTTTTGCAGAAGGATTACTTGAATCTATGGGCATGCTGGATATACAAGGTTGA
- the LOC121760106 gene encoding transcription factor LRL1-like isoform X2: MHSQPKPQNYVPFLSETGHAEIQKQKAYDVSAQCPTLRLPYPSQLEEYMRLHNGGEFVTSVTGLEELGVEELKLNEEFSHAFETYSRAAASKDPSKLHRKRSRERSYATDRIRKLRISHWLDALQELVPSPEGVGQAALLDGVIDHIKYLQYQMKDLCRNRLGSGSTSNSVIFLEGHGHYFLQDQMLNGPLEEMIGKLIRDYPSAATELLQSRGLIVLPMTFAEGLLESMGMLDIQG; the protein is encoded by the exons ATGCATTCCCAGCCAAAACCTCAAAATTATGTTCCGTTTCTTTCAGAGACAGGGCACGCTGAAATCCAGAAACAAAAGGCATATGATGTTTCAGCACAATGTCCTACTTTGCGATTACCATACCCTTCTCAATTG GAAGAGTACATGAGGCTGCATAATGGCGGAGAATTTGTGACCTCGGTGACTGGCTTGGAAGAACTTGGTGTAGAG GAACTGAAGTTGAATGAAGAGTTTAGTCATGCTTTTGAAACTTATTCACGTGCTGCTGCATCCAAAGATCCTTCTAAACTCCACAGGAAAAGATCAAGAGAGAGATCTTATGCCACTGATCGT ATTCGCAAATTGAGGATATCACATTGGCTAGATGCTTTACAAGAATTGGTTCCGTCGCCAGAAGGG GTTGGTCAAGCAGCGTTGCTGGATGGGGTGATTGACCATATCAAGTATTTGCAGTATCAAATGAAG GATCTATGTCGGAACCGATTGGGAAGTGGATCAACTTCTAATTCTGTTATTTTCCTTGAG GGACATGGGCATTACTTTCTTCAGGATCAGATGCTCAATGGTCCTCTGGAAGAGATGATAGGGAAGTTGATAAGGGATTATCCTTCGGCAGCTACCGAACTGCTGCAGAGTAGAGGTCTTATCGTGTTGCCTATGACTTTTGCAGAAGGATTACTTGAATCTATGGGCATGCTGGATATACAAGGTTGA